The following coding sequences lie in one Globicephala melas chromosome 15, mGloMel1.2, whole genome shotgun sequence genomic window:
- the ZKSCAN1 gene encoding zinc finger protein with KRAB and SCAN domains 1 isoform X2 gives MMTKVLGMATVLGPRTPQEQGPVIVKVEEEEKGKRLPSLETFRQRFRQFGYHDTPGPREALSQLRVLCCEWLRPEIHTKEQILELLVLEQFLTILPQELQAWVQEHCPESAEEAVTLLEDLERELDEPAQQASPPPSEQKQWWEKMASSGTVEESLSSPQPRSVETSYKYESWGPLYIQETGEEEDFTPELRKIQDRKSNTQNEESTDKQESSEEFHTEGFRRDSIPMIIANKCEARLERQWVNLEKGRGTKIPLQDKGPSKGREVMTKPAPAERRYICAECGKAFSNSSNLTKHRRTHTGEKPYVCTKCGKAFSHSSNLTLHYRTHLVDRPYDCKCGKAFGQSSDLLKHQRMHTEEAPYQCKDCGKAFSGKGSLIRHYRIHTGEKPYQCNECGKSFSQHAGLSSHQRLHTGEKPYKCKECGKAFNHSSNFNKHHRIHTGEKPYWCNNCGKTFCSKSNLSKHQRVHTAEGEGP, from the exons ATGATGACCAAGGTACTGGGCATGGCCACAGTTCTGGGCCCTAGAACTCCACAAGAGCAGGGGCCTGTGATTGTGAAGGtcgaggaggaggagaaagggaagcgCCTTCCCAGCTTGGAGACATTCCGCCAGCGCTTCAGGCAGTTTGGGTACCATGACACCCCTGGCCCTCGGGAGGCCCTCAGCCAGCTCCGGGTGCTCTGCTGTGAGTGGCTGCGGCCTGAGATTCACACCAAGGAGCAGATCCTGGAGCTGCTGGTGCTGGAGCAGTTCCTGACCATCCTGCCCCAGGAGCTCCAGGCCTGGGTGCAGGAGCACTGCCCGGAGAGCGCTGAAGAGGCCGTCACTCTCCTGGAAGATCTGGAGCGAGAGCTGGATGAGCCAGCACAGCAG GCCTCACCGCCTCCCAGTGAACAGAAACAGTGGTGGGAGAAGATGGCATCCTCAGGAACAGTGGAGGAATCCCTGAGCAGCCCGCAGCCACGGTCTGTGGAGACCAGTTACAAATACGAGTCTTGGGGGCCCCTCTACATCCAAGAGACTGGTGAAGAGGAGGACTTCACTCCAGAGCTGAGAAAGATTCAAG ATCGTAAGTCGAACACCCAGAATGAGGAATCAACAGATAAGCAGGAAAGTTCTGAAGAATTTCACACAGAAGGATTCAGAAGGGATTCTATTCCCATGATTATTGCCAACAAATGTGAGGCCAGGTTAGAAAGGCAGTGGGTTAACctggaaaagggaagaggaacaAAAATTCCTCTCCAAGACAAAGGTCCCTCAAAAGGTAGAGAAGTAATGACTAAACCTGCCCCAGCAGAGAGACGTTACATATGTGCtgagtgtgggaaagcctttagtaATAGCTCAAATCTCACTAAACACCGGAGAACACACACTGGGGAGAAACCATATGTGTGCACCAaatgtgggaaagctttcagcCACAGCTCCAACCTGACCCTTCACTACAGAACACACTTGGTGGACCGGCCCTATGACTGTAAGTGTGGAAAAGCCTTCGGTCAGAGCTCGGACCTCCTTAAACATCAGCGAATGCACACTGAAGAGGCTCCTTACCAGTGTAAAGATTGCGGCAAAGCCTTCAGCGGGAAAGGCAGCCTCATTCGACACTATCGAATACACACTGGGGAGAAGCCGTATCAGTGTAACGAGTGTGGGAAGAGCTTTAGTCAGCACGCGGGTCTTAGTTCTCACCAGAGActccacactggagagaagccgTATAAATGTAAggagtgtgggaaagccttcaacCACAGCTCCAATTTTAATAAACACCATAGAATCCATACCGGGGAAAAGCCCTATTGGTGTAATAATTGTGGGAAAACCTTCTGTAGTAAGTCCAATCTTTCCAAACATCAGAGAGTCCACACTGCAGAGGGAGAAGGGCCTTAA